One Bufo gargarizans isolate SCDJY-AF-19 chromosome 4, ASM1485885v1, whole genome shotgun sequence DNA window includes the following coding sequences:
- the MRAP2 gene encoding melanocortin-2 receptor accessory protein 2, which produces MSEQNVNTTKIFHKQLSNSDYRWEYEYYEYTPVSFEGLKAHKYSIVIGFWVGLAVFVIFMFFVLTLLMKTGAPHQENVDPSEKRFQKNSFKTNFGRTLEDERIFSQQGVEDPRPLFHCFTNEVDQSDRTKTNLSMDNSILIHQTVRNLTVEEDLNGLAKFSIPNFVNTDQNSSSADEELLIYDPPIILENEPACSNQPNIIN; this is translated from the exons ATGTCTGAACAAAATGTTAATACCACTAAGATATTTCATAAACAACTATCCAACTCCGACTACAGGTGGGAGTATGAGTATTATGAATATACACCAGTTTCCTTTGAAGGACTGAAGGCTCACAAGT attctATTGTGATTGGATTCTGGGTTGGCCTAGCTGTCTttgttatttttatgttttttgttttgactTTATTGATGAAGACAGGCGCTCCACACCAAGA AAATGTGGATCCATCTGAAAAGAGATTCCAAAAGAACAGCTTTAAAACAAATTTTGGTAGAACATTAGAAGATGAAAGAATCTTCTCCCAGCAAGGAGTAGAAGACCCTAGGCCACTATTTCATTGCTTTACAAATGAAGTGGATCAGTCAGACAGAACAAAAACTAACCTATCAATGGACAACAGTATTCTTATTCATCAGACTGTTAGAAACTTGACAGTTGAGGAGGATCTGAACGGTCTAGCAAAATTCAGCATACCAAACTTTGTGAACACTGACCAAAACTCATCCTCAGCTGATGAGGAGCTCCTGATTTATGACCCACCAATTATTTTAGAAAATGAACCAGCTTGTTCAAACCAGCCTAACATCATAAACTGA